A part of Cannabis sativa cultivar Pink pepper isolate KNU-18-1 chromosome 6, ASM2916894v1, whole genome shotgun sequence genomic DNA contains:
- the LOC133039095 gene encoding uncharacterized protein LOC133039095, giving the protein MAKSSGKRPSVFYTLIGCPHVLQVWFYECCKYMKGKYCQKESSRIPRITQWTCNSQPTFKVLKTTIFDVSKDKLQLSNMRPTAGEFKALKLSSFKFDTDFNSYKSLPVPEEPTVAQSDISVKLEAFSEKFHGLEVKIDSLHTSQQKISSDLVELKEFVSAQFVSFGAQMASMQTQFSTVFADSYAKEKGSDSSNDDDGGGDEADFDLNESKKPMKMKQRMLWVMTKGRVVKVKRRMIKPMKILTQKKKMIMAVMMMPLIVRRRWVHSLNVDSNIELEDDPIPVEETPLVDKRKSKKPIALTSPFMEYDSSISSSKDGSGYGVVKYVAGLCPLDDKIGEYVEHKDEIDFDLWLGEGRRSKKDPHDKEKVYLKGKDKIVPPFRFGVEDVATKMWFHKLAYPGQCLTNSHLDIIFYYLRKKGKYAKEPKVKFTTTDCLFFKTIHALYEKFIAQKKKSFFDKRLTCHC; this is encoded by the exons ATGGCAAAGAGTTCGGGAAAGAGGCCGAGTGTTTTTTACACTTTGATTGGTTGTCCTCATGTTCTTCAAGTGTGGTTCTACGAGTGTTGTAAGTACATGAAAGGTAAGTACTGCCAAAAGGAAAGCTCTCGTATTCCAAGGATCACTCAGTGGACATGCAATAGTCAACCTACTTTCAAAGTTTTGAAGACTACTATCTTTGATGTTTCCAAAGATAAG CTGCAACTTTCAAATATGAGGCCCACGGCtggtgagttcaaagctttgaaactGAGCAGTTTCAAGTTCGACACCGACTTCAACTCTTACAAGAGTCTTCCTGTCCCCGAAGAGCCAACTGTTGCTCAGAGTGACATTTCTGTCAAGCTTGAGGCCTTTTCTGAGAAATTTCATGGGTTGGAGGTCAAGATCGATTCGTTGCATACTTCCCAACAGAAGATTTCatctgatttggttgagttgaaAGAGTTTGTGTCTGCACAGTTTGTTTCTTTTGGTGCTCAGATGGCTTCAATGCAGACACAGTTTTCTACTGTTTTTGCCGATTCCTATGCCAAg GAAAAAGGCAGTGACTCTTCCAATGATGATGATGGAGGTGGTGATGAAGCAGATTTTGATTTAAATGAATCGAAGAAACCGATGAAAATGAAGCAGAGAATGTTATGGGTGATGACGAAGGGGAGGGTAGTGAAGGTGAAGAGAAGGATGATCAAGCCGATGAAGATTCtgactcaaaagaaaaaaatgataatggCAGTGATGATGATGCCACTGATAGTGAGGAGAAG atggGTGCACAGTCTCAATGTTGATTCTAACATTGAACTTGAAGATGACCCAATTCCCGTTGAAGAAACTCCTCTTGTTGACAAGAGGAAATCTAAGAAACCCATAGCGCTGACGTCTCCGTTTATGGAGTATGACTCTTCCATTTCTAGTTCTAAAGATGGTTCTGGTTATGGAGTTGTTAAGTATGTGGCTGGGTTGTGTCCTCTCGATGATAAGATTGGTGAATATGTAGAACATAAAGACGAGATTGATTTTGACTTGTGGCTTGGTGAAGGACGCCGATCGAAGAAAGAtcc GCATGATAAGGAGAAGGTTTACTTGAAGGGTAAGGATAAGATTGTTCCCCCTTTTCGTTTTGGCGTGGAAGATGTTGCAACCAAGATGTGGTTCCACAAGCTTGCATATCCTGGCCAATGTTTGACTAATTCt CATCTGGACATCATTTTTTACTATCTACGTAAAAAAGGAAAGTATGCAAAGGAGCCAAAGGTTAAGTTCACAACCACCGATTGCTTATTCTTCAAAACCATTCatgctttgtatgaaaaatttattgcacagaaaaaaaaatctttctttgataagcGCTTGACATGCCATTGCTGA